TATAATGAATTTTCGCTAGAGTACAGACAAATTCTTACTGCTGTTGAAACATAGCCGGACCCTTCTGAAGGTCCTTGCCTAGCCAGTCCAAAATCAGAAAGCTTTGCATTGAAGTTTTCATCCAGCAGGATGTTGGACGTCTTAAAATCCCGAAATATTAGCTGCACCAGTAATAGTGGCAATCATCAATAGTGAGTTTCAACAAAAATTCTTTATGGTTTTTAGCAGATGTGAAATGCTGTAAAAGATATTTATCCACATTAGAAATTAtccacaaatatatataaaaaaaaaaaattaagtcgTGCCAAAATCTGATGGGGCTTGTAAACCACTATTAATCCTAAAAAAAGCCGAAGAGGGATGTCTAAGTcacaaaaattttcaatcttcaCAACTCTTTTATATTTCTACTTCACCATAAGTcctaaacaaaagaaaaaacaaatcaacTCTCAGCATTTGCTTTACTAACAAAAAATTCATACGAAAGACACTTAAAAAGCCAATGGTTGCACGAATCCAGATCAACGATTTCCTACTCAGTGTGCTTGTATATTTGGTACACCCATATACAAATCTGCCCACCTAATAATCCTAATTGCCTTCATGTTACATTCTCCTTTACTTTCAATCCAAATAATCCTCATCTCTCAAACTTGATTCCACACCAAAACTAAACCCATTGTTATGAAGCAACAACCATTCACTTCAGCAATCCATGACAAAAATTCTCTAACAAGTATCCTATTCCATAAAAGATATCCACCCATCCGCCACATATATGATATATATCACTAATGAATtcgtaaaataaataaacacagTCCAACAACAAGTACCcatttcttttcaatttaacCACAAAGACCCACATGtttgttttgaaagaaaatCACATAAATGACGACACGACAAGGCAAAGTCACAATCCATCACAAATAGAGGTACCTGAAAATCCATTTCTTCGTGAAGATAAGCCAAACCGCGAGCCGCATCTTGCGCAATCCTCAACCTGGTCCCCCAAGGCAGAACCGTGGAAGGGACTCGTGCCAAGAGATGCTCCTCCAAGCTCTTATTCGGCATAAACTCATAAACCAGAAGCCTCTGGATCCCTCTTTCATCGTCCTCAGCGCAGTACCCTACCAACCGCACCAGATTAGGATGCTTCACCACTCCCAACAAATTCACCTCGTTGATCCACTCCTTGTGCCCCTGCTGCCCGTTGCGGTTCAGCTGCTTGATCGCCACCTCCTTTTCCTCCACCACGCCGCGGTACACGGACCCAAACCCCCCCTCGCCAACTAGGAGGGCGCGGTTGAACCCGCGCGTGGCAAACTTCAGCGCTGAGAATGGGAAGATGCGGAGGTCGTTGGCGCGGCGCTGCACCAGGAAGTGATGGAAGTCCACCGTATCGGAGAATTCCGTGGAGTCGGAGTCGAAGTTGGAGCGGCTGCGCGTGTCCATGAGACTGAGCGAACGCGCCCACGACACACGCGAAGTGGAACCGCGCGAACTCGGTGCCGCTGCCACGCAATCTTCGTCCTCTGCGTTGGAGAAGTAGAAGCACTTCATTTGCGGAAATCAATGAACAAACCCAAAAACATTCCAAATTTCGCACTCTCCTCCCTTTCAACGTTTCATTGTTTTCAGACTCAGAATCAAGAAGACAAAGACGAAGAAAAcgaacaataataataaaatgtttttttttctctctctctatgatacaatgtttaattatttctatcataaaatttacttaatttattatGCTAATTGCATCATGTAAAAAGCCGTGACAAATgcaacattaaatatatttatttattacattgtcatatttaatgtattactttaaaaaaaaactgacaAAATATTCAATTCACGTGTAACCGAGGCGTTTTAAAAGAGGAAACTGAAACTTTCAATTATGTTGAAATAATAAatacctaaaatatatttaaaccgAATGAAATGTAATTATAGTCCAACTAAAATTGGATTTAGATTATTTAAAGATCTCCAGCTTaatcaatgaaaataatatagctaaaaagaaatactttactaaaaaagaaagtatacaaaattttaaaagaagaataCTCTCACACTTACCTTTTATTAtctgttttatttttgatttttaaaattgtttgaaaataaaataaaaaaataaaatgattgtCTTGATTTCGGTAAAAAGAAAACCTTAAAACGACAATTTATGCAAAGTAATGTAACTAACAAAAccaataaaaatgttttttctttaaccTGCCTGAACTTGTGACATTATACATATTGTTGGACGAGTCAAATTACTTTattcaaagaataatatttatattgaaaaataataaaagcttTGTACATCTAACATTGCGGAAAATGTCACGTAATGTGTCTTTTAAAGAAAACGATGCGTTTTAGGTAAACAAATTCTGTGTTATTATCTTTATCATGTATGAGTGATGGAATAAATTATATAGGACCCAATTATGCTATTCACatttttggaaaatattatttttttatagattcattatttatttattcaataagataataataaatgtgCAGTGAAAATTTATAGTGACGAACACTAAATGAGAAAGAGATTATTTGTGGtggaatgacagagaaaatgaaACTATAACAAAAGGGAAAGTATATATTATAAGAGAAAgtgtctttatttttgtttgttttctttgattcCTTGTGGACTAAGAATCCAAGTCTTTAACATTACTTTAATATATagtcaattttaaattacattgtACACATGTtgctttaatatttaaattcatcATTTCTTTTAGTAGGTAATTGGAATAAATTCATcatttgtaataataaatattacatatcgaaactaaaataaataaaaaaatcataaagttGGAGTATTTATATGAGAAAATCTTCTCGTTATAAAGTTACAACAATCGTGagaattttttcaataaaaaattgtttttaagaaAGTATACTATCAGCTACAgcaacttaaaataattttagatacTTATTTACTCATAAATTATAATGTATtgctattttattataattgttttaaaatatatatgtcctgtaaaaaaatattgttttttctgCTATGATAGTCATGTTTCGGAACATGGAACACGAGAGTCCGAATTTTGTGGTGACCGTTGATGCGTTGTGGCTGCTGTCGTTGGTGGGCGACTCGAGAGCCATCGGATCAGAATTCATCATCGCATTCAGCGGACACCATTGTGGTGGGGCCCATTTGAAACTAAAGTGTGCTGAGAAATTTTGCTTTTTCTTGACGCAGTCTTCTCTTATCTATTAAGTCCTTCAAATGGTGTCATTATTTCTTCAAATGCGAAAACTACTACCACTTCTactattttgaatattttattcttaaaaaataacttaaaaggTTGTtttaaaagtgaagaaaaaaaaactcaagttatcaaacaagtatttttttttaattaaaaatagaaatagaattAATGTATTGACTTTTCAAAGTAGAAAAGTGCAATACTCACAGTCTGAGagtaatataaaagtataagcCGCCATGGGAGGGAGTAAATGAAAGTCTAATACAATGTTCTGctcaacatgttttttttttcttcatgaaGCACAGTTGCACAATCCAGCATTCTATCAGTGAAAGTTAATGATAGTGTGTTTGGTGTCATGATGTAGGGACAGAAGGTGATTATAGAAATGGAGGTAATTAAGGGTTGTGATTAGCAATGACCCCAATATAATTTGACTTAAACTTCAAGCGTACTTCTGCTTAATCATAATCACCACATAGTGATTGTAACTGATAACTaaatatgttgttttcttttaagaaagtTCACATCAATTAGATAATATCAATTTATCATAAGttaatttaaatctttatttgtAAACTGT
The Vigna angularis cultivar LongXiaoDou No.4 chromosome 5, ASM1680809v1, whole genome shotgun sequence genome window above contains:
- the LOC108319567 gene encoding serine/threonine-protein kinase PCRK1, which translates into the protein MKCFYFSNAEDEDCVAAAPSSRGSTSRVSWARSLSLMDTRSRSNFDSDSTEFSDTVDFHHFLVQRRANDLRIFPFSALKFATRGFNRALLVGEGGFGSVYRGVVEEKEVAIKQLNRNGQQGHKEWINEVNLLGVVKHPNLVRLVGYCAEDDERGIQRLLVYEFMPNKSLEEHLLARVPSTVLPWGTRLRIAQDAARGLAYLHEEMDFQLIFRDFKTSNILLDENFNAKLSDFGLARQGPSEGSGYVSTAVVGTIGYAAPEYVQTGKLTAKSDVWSFGVVLYELITGRRAVERNLPKNEQKLLEWVRSYVSDPRKFHHIVDPRLKGQYCIKSAHKLAILANKCLTKQPKSRPKMSEVVESLGIIIIETDTRDEGFPQAAVTAREEKEEKVSVEETEPEPAKQGNNYLKKVFEFKDMVSLRNKSIGRLDWKSWAPGLVRSW